The Streptomyces sp. NBC_00224 genome contains the following window.
CTGAAGTGCGCGGGGCTCGACGACCGTCGACTGCGGCACGCGGCGGTGGAGCCGTCGTCGATGACCATCCTCGGCCTCGTCCGGCACATGGCGGAGGTCGAACGGAACTGGTTCCAGCGGGTGTTCACCGGGCAGGACATACCGCGGCTGTTCGGGGAGGGCGGTGACGGCGGGTTCGTGCTCGACCCGGACCAGGGGATCGAGGACGCGCTGGCTGTCTGGCGTGCCGAGATCGAGGTCGGGCGCGAGCGTACGGCAGGGGCGTCGCTCGACGCGTCGGGGACGCTCTCGGAGGAGGGCGCCGCGTTCATGGGCGACCCGACCGTCTCCCTGCGCTGGATCCTCATCCACATGATCGAGGAGTACGCACGGCACAACGGGCACGCCGATCTGCTCAGGGAGCGCATCGACGGGGTCACGGGGGTGTAGGGCAGGAGTGGCGTGAGGGGCGGGCGGCGGTGTAACTGCCGTGGGTGAGATCGCGGTGGAAGCCGGATGACCACGATCGCAACCGTCACGGCCGCGTACGGCCGCCGACCCCGCCGCCCGCCGGCCGCCGCTGCGGGCGGGCCGCGCCTCGTCGACGGGGAAGGGGGCGCTCCCGTCGTACTCCTGCGACGACGGGTTCACCACCGGCCACCGGTGGGTCGACGGGTGGCGGGGCGGGGGAACTGGCCGACATGTAGGGCTCCTTGACCTCGGTGGGGGTGCGTGGGCGGTGCGGCCGGGGTCCGGGGCTCTGGGTGTGGGGCGTCGGTGGTGCGGGGCCGGAACGGTTGCGGCTCGGACCAGTTGCGCGTCAGGCCGGTCCCGAGCTCGGGCCGGTCCCGTGCTCAGGCCGGTCGCGGGCTCAGACCGGCTGCTGGATCGCGCCGTTTGCTTTCGGTCCCGGCGCGTGGCCGGCCTTGGCGAGGTCGACCGGCTCGGGTGCTGGTGCTGGTGCTGGTGCTGGTGCTGGTGCCGGGACCGGTGCGGCGGCTGCGGACTCCCTGCTGAGGAAGGCACCCAGTTCGCCGATGGTGCTCATCAGCGGGGCGGGGAAGACGACGGTGGTGTTCTTGTCGACACCGATCTCCACGAGGCTTTGCAGGTTGCGGAGTTGAAGGGCCAGAGGGTGGGCCATCATGGTGTCCGAGGCGTCGCCCAGCGCCGCCGCGGCGAGCGATTCGCCCTCCGCGTTGATGATCTTGGCGCGCTTCTCCCGCTCCGCCTCGGCCTGCCGGGCCATCGCGCGCTTCATGCTGTCCGGCAGCTGGATGTCCTTGAGCTCGACCAGGGTGACTTCCACGCCCCACTCGGCGGTGGCGACGTCGAGGATTTCTCGGATGCCCAGGTTGATCCGGTCGGTCTCCGACAGCGTTTCGTCCAGGGTGTGCTGGCCGACGACCTTGCGCAGGGTGGTCTGGGCGATCTGGTTGGTCGCGGCGTGCACGTTCTCGATGGCGATGACCGACTTCACGGCGTCCACGACACGGAAGTACGCCACGGCCGACACGTCGACGCTGACGTTGTCGCGGGTGATGATGCCCTGCGACTGGATCGGCATGGTCACGATGCGCAGCGACACCCGGTGCAGTACGTCGACGATCGGGATGATGGTCCGCAGGCCGGGCGCGCGGGTGCCGGCCAGGCGGCCGAGCCGGAAGAGGACCCCTTGCTCGTACTGCTTGACGATCTTGAGGGTCATGGCCAGCGCCAGCAGCGCGAGGAGGCCGACGACGACGATGAGGATGATGAGAAGCTGCATGTGCCGCTCCTTCGATGAGGACCCTGGCGGGTCCCG
Protein-coding sequences here:
- a CDS encoding slipin family protein; its protein translation is MQLLIILIVVVGLLALLALAMTLKIVKQYEQGVLFRLGRLAGTRAPGLRTIIPIVDVLHRVSLRIVTMPIQSQGIITRDNVSVDVSAVAYFRVVDAVKSVIAIENVHAATNQIAQTTLRKVVGQHTLDETLSETDRINLGIREILDVATAEWGVEVTLVELKDIQLPDSMKRAMARQAEAEREKRAKIINAEGESLAAAALGDASDTMMAHPLALQLRNLQSLVEIGVDKNTTVVFPAPLMSTIGELGAFLSRESAAAAPVPAPAPAPAPAPAPEPVDLAKAGHAPGPKANGAIQQPV
- a CDS encoding DinB family protein produces the protein MLENWLDFQRATLALKCAGLDDRRLRHAAVEPSSMTILGLVRHMAEVERNWFQRVFTGQDIPRLFGEGGDGGFVLDPDQGIEDALAVWRAEIEVGRERTAGASLDASGTLSEEGAAFMGDPTVSLRWILIHMIEEYARHNGHADLLRERIDGVTGV